The window AATGAAGCTCTGTTTAGATGAACCGCTACGCCTCGAGATGGGGAGAAATGGTTTTAACCGTGTTGCTAGTAATTACACACGCCGAGCATTTATTACGAGTTACAAAGAAATTTATAAAGAGTTAGGGACGGTGATATAAATGGCTGGAATCGGTTTTGAACTACGAAAGTTGTATAGACAACAGGGGCTAGTTCAAAATATTAAGGCGTATAGCTATTCAACGATGACGACAGTCGGTCCTATGATTCTCTGTTTAATACTTGTATTCGCCCAGCAATTAATGATGCGTGAAAATAATAGTTCCTTCCTACAAAATGAATTATTTATAGCGACAATCGCTTATAGCTTTGTGTTTTCGATCATCGTTACTTCTGGTTTGTCGATGCTCGTAACAAGATTCATCGCGGATAAAATATATGAACGCAAATACGAGCAAATTATTACAGCATATTATGGTAGTTTAGTTGTAATTGTACCGATTGGTGCCATTATTGCTGCCTTGTTTTTATGGGGCGTTAATGAGCATATTGTCTATAAAATTGTAGCGTATATTTATTTTATTGAACTTATTGTCATTTGGATGCAAAATGTTTTCTTATCTGCATTAAAGGATTATAAGCGCATCTTCAGAGGGTTTGCAATTGCAATGATTCTTTCCGTCGTGACGAGCTATCTGTTGTTTAATTTTACGTCATGGGATCCTGTTGTTATTGCACTGCTTGGCATGAATATCGGTTTTGCAAGTATTATTATTTTGTCGGCCTTCCATTTTGAACATGTTTTTCCACGCAATGAACAACGTGATTATTTTCAATTTTTGCGGACTTTAAAAACATATCCTGGAGCTATGATTACAGGGGTATTCATTTATTCTGGTGTGTATATTCACAATATTGTTTATTGGTTATTTGCAGACAATAACACACAAGTTTCAGATCAGTTTTTACTTATGCCGCTCTATGATGTATCCGTTTTCTATGCGTATTTATCAGTTTTGCCCTCCCTAATATTCTTTGTTGTAATAATAGAAACTGATTTTTATGAAAAGTTTTTAAATTACTATAAAAATATTCTTGATGGGGGAACATATGAGAGTATACAGCAAGCTAAACAGCGCATGCAAAAAGTGATTGTTCATAAAACAGGTTTTTTAGCAGAAATTCAATTGCTCTTTACTACATTATCAATCGCGCTCGGCATCTTATTTCTGCCGAAAATTGGATTCTCTATGGAACAATTAGATTTATTTATTATTTTATGTATTGCGTACTTTTTCTTTATAATGATGTTTTTATTACTTCATATTCTTATGTACTTCGACGATCGAAAAGGTATATTAGCAATCAGTGCGACCTTTATTGTTTTGAACGCTATTTTAACATATATCACAATGGGATTAAACTTGCATGGTATGGGTATGTTTATGGCTTCGTTTATCGGGCTGTGTCTCACATTTTTCCGCTTGCTTTACATAGCAGAAAATATTGATTACTATACCTTCTGTCCACAGCCTTTAATGACGATCGGATCTAAAATGAAATTGGGTGAAACTTTGAAAAAAAATTCTTCAGCACTAACATTACTTTTATTACTGACATTAACTTTAGCTGGTTGTGTTGAAAAAACAGAAACGGATGAGACGTTAAAGGATCCAGGGCAGGTAACGGCACCCTTGACGAACAGCATTCAAATTGACGATAAAAGACTTTACGAACGAGATCAAGATGACTCAATCAAAACACTATATGTAACGGTTTTACCAAATGAAAACAATCCTGAACTTGATTGGTACGGGTTAAATCGAATTTCAGAACGATATAGCGAAGAAAAATTAGATATTATCGTATCAGAAGGTGAAACAAATGGTGCTGGGCCAAAAGCCGGCATGTTTGGGGCAAATGAAACAAAAGCTAATGGTAAAATTAGCATCCGAGGAAACTCAGCGCGTAAACAACCACAAAAATCATACAAAATTAAATTGATGGACAGCGCGGGTACTTGGAATGATCAGAGAACAATTAATTTAAATAAACATGTTTCAGATGGAAGTAGATTATTAAATAAATTAAGCTTCGATTTAATGGAACCAATCCCGAATATTTCAAGTTTACGCACACAATTCGTTCATCTTTATGTGAAAGATACAACTGCTGGGTCAACGAGCTATGAGGATTATGGTTTGTATACACATATTGAACAACCAAACAAACAGTTTTTACGTAACCATCTTTTTGATCCAAATGGCTATCTGTATAAAGTAACATTATTCGAATTTAACCGATATCCAGATCAAATACGCGCGCATACAGATGAAAAATATGATAAAAAAGCATTTGAATCCGTTTTAGAAATTAAAGGGCGGGAAGAGCATGATAAGTTAATTACGATGCTGGATGATGTAAATAATTACAGTATACCGATTGACGAAGTAATAGAACGTCATTTTGATGAAGAAAACATCCTTACGTGGGCAGCTATTAACATCTTAATGGACAATATGGATACAGATGCCAATAACTTCTTCATCTATTCACCTTTAAATTTAGACACATGGCTCATCTTACCTTGGGATTATGATGATGGGTGGGATGCAGGACGTAGCCAAGATTTCTTGAAGGAATATCAAGCAGGTATAAGCAATTTCTGGGGAAATCGTTTATTTAATCGTTATTTCCGAGTACAAGAAAACGTAGATAAATTAACAGCCAAATTAGAAGAATTAAACGCAACGTATATTAATGAGGCAACTGTAAAAAAACAATTGGATTTATACGTACCTTTAGTAAAACCATATGTCCAACGCTTCCCAGACAATCAATATTTACCGATCGTCGGTAAAAACTATGATCAAATTTTAGGAAGTATTATTGATACACCTAAAAATTCTTTAGAACGGTACTATGAGGATCTCGAAAAACCAAAACCATTCTTTATGTCACAAGAGATTCCAGTAGAAGACAATCAACATGTCTTTAGGTGGGAAGTATCATTTGATTTACAAGGGGACGATCTTTATTATGATGTGGCGATTGCACGAGATCCTGAAATGCAGCAAGTGCTCTATTCAGAAAAGGGCTTACGTATGAATGAATATCGAACACCAAAACTAGAAAATGGTGTTTATTATTGGAAAGTCACAGTGACAGACTCACAGGGAAATACACAAAGTTCCTTCGAGCTGTATGACGATGAAGAAACAAACATTTATCATTTTGGTGTTTTACGATTTGAGGTGGAGTAATGGCGATTGAAAATAAAAATTTTCGGCACGAACTAAAATATTATATTACGTATTTTGAAATGATTGCGCTCCGAAAAAAGGTTTCTAGCTTTTTATCACTAGATAAGCATGCAACGAGTCCAGAAGGCTATAATATTCGTAGTTTGTACTTTGATGGGATGCATGATCACAGTATTTACGATAAAAATGATGGGATTTTTGGGCGAGAAAAATATCGAATTCGTATTTATAACGAGAATGATGCGATTATCAAATTAGAAAGAAAGAGTAAATACGGTGATTATATTAATAAAGAGGCGGCGCCATTAACTCGGGAGGACTATGATGCTATTTTGCGCGGCGAATATGGTTGTTTAAAAGAGCGGACAGAAGCGCTGATTCAGGACTTTTACCGTGCCCTAGAGTTCCGGCAGTTTCAACCTCGCGTGATTGTTGATTATACGCGTGAGGCCTATGTTTATGAGCTAGGGAATATCCGTATCACTTTCGATAAAGAATTGCGTGCAGGCAGTAATGGTATCGACTTATTTGATAAAAACATTGTGTATCAAGAAATTCTTTATCCAGAACAAGTTATTTTAGAAGTAAAATATGATGATTTCTTACCAGATGTCATTCGACAATTATTACAGCCAGAGCGTTTAACTCGATCTGCCATTTCAAAATATGTCCTTTGTCGAGAAAGAACGATTCAATATTTCAAAGTATAAATGACAGGATTCAATTTTTCCACAAAGCAGCTATTAAAGGAGTTTTATAATGAATGATCAATTAAATTTTCAAAATATCATTAAAAAAAGTGTACTCGCGCTCGATTCTTTTGCTAGTTTTTCTTATATAGAAATTACTCTTGGTTTACTTTGCTCGTTCGGTATCGGGATGTTTATTTACTGGGTGTATAAGCGTTGTTTCCGTGGTGTTGTCTATAGCTACAACTATAATGTATCATTCGTTTTGATGACGATGATTACGACGCTCATTATTATGACAATCAGCACAAATATCGTCCTATCTCTAGGGATGGTTGGTGCACTAAGTATTGTTCGTTTCCGTACAGCTGTGAAGGATCCATTAGATATCGTGTACATGTTTTGGTCGATTGCTGCAGGAATTGCGATCGGTGCGCAAATGTATCCGTTGGCAATTATGGGCTCGCTTGCATTCGGTGCAACATTAGCCTGGTTATCGAAGAAAAAAGTGCGTGGTGAAACGTATTTATTAATTCTCCAACATAATGAGGATGCTATGGAAGATGTTCGTAAAACATTGCAAAAATTAAATACGAAGTTAAAATCAAAAACAATCCGCAATGGATTTATTGAAATGACTGTAGAAATTCGATTAGTAGATGATAATACAGGCTTTATGAATAGATTAAACAGCATTGAAGGCGTGCATTCTTGTTCACTTGTCAACTATACAGGGGATTATGCACAATAAATAGGGCATGTAAGCGTATTTTAAAACAATAAACGAAAGCACTTCCACATACGATAGACGTATAGGGAAGTGCTTTATTTTGATTAGCTTTGTTTCGTCTTGATTTTTCTTAATTTAGCGATTAAAAGCAATGTTAATGGCAAAATAATAGAGAAAATACCTATAGCTAGTGGCCAAGTCTCCTGGTTGTATTTATCGGAATGAATGATATTTGAATGAATAATTTGAGAAAGAGCCACAGCTAGCATTCCAAGTGGTAATATTAACGGTCTAGGATCCTTTATTTTAAGAATTTGACTTATACCGAATAAAGAAGCGTAAAAATACATAAAAGCTCGTACAAATATTGTGACCATCCACATAAAAGCCATAATAATTTCAATGCGTTGTAAAAAGTCTCCAATCGAAATTCTTTGTGCTAATGTATAACTTGGAAAAGTTCTTAAAGATGTATTGGTTACGCCCAATACTAATATCGATAAAGCGATAAAGGCTGTTACAATTAAACCACCAATTAATGTGCCAATGTAAAAACCCTTTCTACCAGATTGAAGATTATTAATAGCAGAAGGAAAAATCATTAATAGAACAATTAATGGAAATGAAAACAA is drawn from Solibacillus sp. R5-41 and contains these coding sequences:
- the pelG gene encoding exopolysaccharide Pel transporter PelG, with translation MAGIGFELRKLYRQQGLVQNIKAYSYSTMTTVGPMILCLILVFAQQLMMRENNSSFLQNELFIATIAYSFVFSIIVTSGLSMLVTRFIADKIYERKYEQIITAYYGSLVVIVPIGAIIAALFLWGVNEHIVYKIVAYIYFIELIVIWMQNVFLSALKDYKRIFRGFAIAMILSVVTSYLLFNFTSWDPVVIALLGMNIGFASIIILSAFHFEHVFPRNEQRDYFQFLRTLKTYPGAMITGVFIYSGVYIHNIVYWLFADNNTQVSDQFLLMPLYDVSVFYAYLSVLPSLIFFVVIIETDFYEKFLNYYKNILDGGTYESIQQAKQRMQKVIVHKTGFLAEIQLLFTTLSIALGILFLPKIGFSMEQLDLFIILCIAYFFFIMMFLLLHILMYFDDRKGILAISATFIVLNAILTYITMGLNLHGMGMFMASFIGLCLTFFRLLYIAENIDYYTFCPQPLMTIGSKMKLGETLKKNSSALTLLLLLTLTLAGCVEKTETDETLKDPGQVTAPLTNSIQIDDKRLYERDQDDSIKTLYVTVLPNENNPELDWYGLNRISERYSEEKLDIIVSEGETNGAGPKAGMFGANETKANGKISIRGNSARKQPQKSYKIKLMDSAGTWNDQRTINLNKHVSDGSRLLNKLSFDLMEPIPNISSLRTQFVHLYVKDTTAGSTSYEDYGLYTHIEQPNKQFLRNHLFDPNGYLYKVTLFEFNRYPDQIRAHTDEKYDKKAFESVLEIKGREEHDKLITMLDDVNNYSIPIDEVIERHFDEENILTWAAINILMDNMDTDANNFFIYSPLNLDTWLILPWDYDDGWDAGRSQDFLKEYQAGISNFWGNRLFNRYFRVQENVDKLTAKLEELNATYINEATVKKQLDLYVPLVKPYVQRFPDNQYLPIVGKNYDQILGSIIDTPKNSLERYYEDLEKPKPFFMSQEIPVEDNQHVFRWEVSFDLQGDDLYYDVAIARDPEMQQVLYSEKGLRMNEYRTPKLENGVYYWKVTVTDSQGNTQSSFELYDDEETNIYHFGVLRFEVE
- a CDS encoding polyphosphate polymerase domain-containing protein, which codes for MAIENKNFRHELKYYITYFEMIALRKKVSSFLSLDKHATSPEGYNIRSLYFDGMHDHSIYDKNDGIFGREKYRIRIYNENDAIIKLERKSKYGDYINKEAAPLTREDYDAILRGEYGCLKERTEALIQDFYRALEFRQFQPRVIVDYTREAYVYELGNIRITFDKELRAGSNGIDLFDKNIVYQEILYPEQVILEVKYDDFLPDVIRQLLQPERLTRSAISKYVLCRERTIQYFKV
- a CDS encoding DUF4956 domain-containing protein, which codes for MNDQLNFQNIIKKSVLALDSFASFSYIEITLGLLCSFGIGMFIYWVYKRCFRGVVYSYNYNVSFVLMTMITTLIIMTISTNIVLSLGMVGALSIVRFRTAVKDPLDIVYMFWSIAAGIAIGAQMYPLAIMGSLAFGATLAWLSKKKVRGETYLLILQHNEDAMEDVRKTLQKLNTKLKSKTIRNGFIEMTVEIRLVDDNTGFMNRLNSIEGVHSCSLVNYTGDYAQ